A genomic stretch from Tribolium castaneum strain GA2 chromosome 6, icTriCast1.1, whole genome shotgun sequence includes:
- the LOC103313912 gene encoding uncharacterized protein LOC103313912 has translation MNSFNTSAVSESTQNVPLDENPGRSTPAPEQTYFFTGTVERVLAWNRIFKHPCYFEVIAYVLSLQEGELNCHKTILLKDKKGPILQATYYSNYNIDESVIRVGQMLRCVGYMTGVNTLTAVSIRSATSDEVAALKRFCYIGDFTISGLINGENKK, from the exons ATGAATTCTTTTAATACAAGTGCAGTGTCAGAGAGTACGCAAAACGTTCCACTAGACGAAAATCCAGGCCGTTCT ACCCCTGCTCCTGAACAGACGTATTTTTTCACCGGGACCGTTGAGCGCGTATTAGCATGGAACAGAATATTCAAACATCCTTGCTACTTCGAAGTCATTG cgtATGTGCTTTCGTTGCAAGAGGGTGAGCTTAACTGCCACAAAACCATTCTCTTGAAGGACAAAAAAGGCCCCATATTGCAAGCTACCTACTACTCGAACTACAATATTGACGAAAGCGTGATACGTGTGGGCCAAATGTTACg ATGTGTTGGTTACATGACTGGTGTCAACACTTTAACCGCTGTGAGCATTAGATCGGCAACTTCTGACGAAGTGGCCGCCTTGAAGCGCTTCTGCTACATTGGCGATTTCACCATTTCTGGGTTAATTAATGgcgaaaataagaaataa
- the geminin gene encoding geminin → MKTGIKIDSQEQKENVKNTRKTLKVLQQAATNKENLAGRILGDKEKTSFVRHKILEDKAVQTGESTITAEDLTSEEPSPDYWKRLAEKREQLLNESFEENERLRQAVEALQEENKICKDMLDESRHLVEVLQEMLCDGDADTTEVAEEATEETN, encoded by the exons ATGAAGACCGGTATTAAAATCGACTCGCAGGAGCAAAAA GAAAACGTGAAAAATACGCGGAAAACGCTCAAAGTCTTGCAACAAGCGGCCACCAACAAGGAGAACCTGGCCGGTAGGATCCTTGGCGACAAAGAAAAAACCTCATT TGTTCGCCACAAAATTCTGGAAGACAAGGCGGTGCAAACGGGTGAGAGCACGATTACTGCCGAAGATTTGACTTCGGAAGAGCCCAGTCCTGATTACTGGAAGCGACTTGCAGAAAAGCGGGAGCAACTCCTCAATGAGAGTTTTGAGGAGAATGAGAGGCTCAGGCAGGCTGTTGAGGCCCTTCAGGAGGAGAATAAGATTTGCAAGGACATGTTGGACGAGTCCAGACACTTAGTAGAAGTCCTTCAG GAAATGTTGTGTGATGGGGACGCTGACACGACTGAAGTTGCCGAAGAGGCGACTGAAGAAACCAATTGA